Part of the Paenibacillus guangzhouensis genome is shown below.
AACGAATTGGTCGCTGCGAACAAGGTCGGCATTGTGTTCGGCCCATGGTGGATACCATACTGGCCGCTGCCGGATTCGGTCAAGAACGATCCGAAGGCCGAATGGAAACCGTTCACCGCCCCGCTTGATGCAGAAGGCAAATTCAATACGTATGACCAGAATCCGACAGGTTCGTTCCTGGTTGTTAATAAAGATTACGCTCATCCTGAAGCCGTCGCTAAAGTATTAAATGTATCCGTCCAAGGTAATCGCAAGCTCGACCCGGATTCCAAAGATATTTATAAAGGCTTAAATGTCTCTTGGACGATCTGGCCTTTCAACTTACAGCTTGATTATGAGGATGCGGCGTACAGATCCCATTTAGAACTAAAAAAGGCATGGGATGCAAAGGATCCATCCAACCTGAATGATGAGTTCAAAATGTGGTACGAAAACGTGAAGGAAAATACAGATAATCCGAAAAAGGATCTTGCCGCTTGGTCGGACGCTATGGCACGCATGGACGGATCGGCTGAAATTGATCCAAGCAAGCTTACGATCATTCGCAACGTCTTCTTCGGGCAGACCAAAACGATGGAGCTCAAATGGGCTATTCTCGAAAAGATGGAGAACGAAACGTTCCTCAGGATCATTCTCGGGGAAGAGCCGATCGATAAATTCGATTCATTTGTCCAGGAATGGAAGAAGCTTGGGGGCGACCAAATCACGAAAGAAGTGGAAGAAACGTCCAAGAAATAACAGCAAGCGGATGTATTAAGCTCATGGAAGGCGCTGAGGTGTTATGCACCTTACGCCTTCTCTATTTCTTGCGAGGTGGGTGCTTATGAAGGACAAAAAAACGTTGTTCCATTACCATCTGATGTTGTCTCCCGGCATCCTATTGTTGCTCATATTCAGCATTATTCCGATGTTCGGCATCGCGATGGCATTTCAGAATGTCATTCCGGGGAAAAAAATCTGGAAACAGGAATGGATCGGATGGGATAACTTCACATTTATGCTGCAAATACCGGATATCAAACAAGTTGTCATCAATACCGTTGTTATCGCAACAATGAAAATTACCCTAGGGATCATCATACCCGTTACATTTGCACTGCTGCTGCATGAAGTCCGGACTCGCTGGTTCAAGCGTACGGTGCAGACTATCGTATATTTACCCCACTTTATGTCATGGGTCATTCTGGCCGGCATTATGGTCAACATTTTCTCGCTCGACGGCATCGTCAATCAACTTGCCGGATTGTTCGGCGTTGAGCCCGTCATGTTTCTGGCCAGCAATACATGGTTTCGCCATATCGTGGTCTGGAGTGACGT
Proteins encoded:
- a CDS encoding ABC transporter permease; this translates as MKDKKTLFHYHLMLSPGILLLLIFSIIPMFGIAMAFQNVIPGKKIWKQEWIGWDNFTFMLQIPDIKQVVINTVVIATMKITLGIIIPVTFALLLHEVRTRWFKRTVQTIVYLPHFMSWVILAGIMVNIFSLDGIVNQLAGLFGVEPVMFLASNTWFRHIVVWSDVWKEFGFGTIVYLAALTGINPSLYEAAEIDGANRLHKLRYITLPGIMPTIILLTTLSLGNVLNAGFDQIFNLYNPLVYSSGDVIDTYVYRLGLVQMQYGLATAVGLLKSVVAIVLIAISYRLAYTFANYRIF